TTGCTCAACGTTTTAAGAACGTCCCCGTTTGTCCCCCTGTATTAGGTATGTTTCCCCCGAACTTGGTCCACGGCCTGTCCAACTATATATTGTGGATAGCCTGAGGGTCTTAGTACAACATCTAGTAATTTTTTTCTTGACACCTAAGGTGGTTTTGTTACCTTGGACTTAGTTAAGGTTCGAAAAATCTGGAGCCCAATGAATTATCACGGATAGAAACTGCCAAATCAAACTCTACACTTATAGTCTGGTGCCAAATGGAATCGAAGTATGACCTAGAAAAAAGAGCAAAAGATTTGATTGAATCAAACCCAACTGCTGCAGTTGCCATATATCGCAGGCTGTGGAATGAGTTTCCAAATGATTTCAACGAATGGGATGCCTTCTTTTCCATAAAGGCCTTGCGAGCAGCATCTTGCGACGATCTTGAGTGGGCAATGGAACTTGTTAATAGATATAATAACGAAAAAATAAATGGACTTTTTGCTTGGTTGGTTTATGACCTTTGTATTAAAAATCTCCCTAAAAGTGAAATACTAAGTCATGAAGAACTGATAGTTTCCTTAGTGAAATTGTCACCTCAAAAAAATTTGAAGCAAGATGCTTCATACCCGTGCCCAACGACAATATCAATTCTCAAATTAATAGATGCACATTCTGAGAATCAATTCAATGCAAACAGGATTAATGACCTACTTGATTCCTTGAATGTCAACTATCTATCTGACTTAAATCATAGCATTAATACTGAAGACCGAGGTTGGGTTGAGTTAGCTTCAGATTTAGAGAAATATTATGCGGTGAAAACGAAGGCTCTTCTAAAAATGGAGCATTATTCATCCTGTAAGCTCTTATGTGAAGAGGCTTTGAATAGATTAAATAAATTCCATTATGACAACGATTTGTGGTTCCATATGAGGATAGCTATATGTAATGAAAGATTAGGCAATTTTGAAGAGAGCAAAGACCAGTTTGAAAGTATTTTGTCTACGAAAAAAGGAAGCGATAAATGGTTCATTTATAAGGATTTGTCAGAACTGTATTGTGATCAAGGAGATTATGTTAAAGCATGGGAATATGCGGTAAGTGCAACTTTTAGCAGCAATGAACCACAATATATGATTAATCTTTATATCTTGCAAATAAAAATACTTAATAAGCTTGAACGGATTGATGAGGGAAGAATCCTGGCTGAATTGATAGCTGCAACAATCAAAGACCAGCAATGGCGCGTAAAAGATTCCTATGCCAGAATGTTTATACACTACGGTATCGATCTAGATCTTATAGGAAACACCGGTAAATATTTAAGGGAGGCAAAGACCTTTTGGGCAAATGAGAGATACAGAGGCGTCCCTAAAATTTGTGGAGAGATAGTTTTTGTTCACAATAATGGGAAAGTTGGGAAAATCAAAGATACGCAGGAAAGAATCATTAGTTTTCATCGAAAAAACTTCATGAATAAATCCAGGAATATTGCTGAGTTGATGGGCGCTACTGTCGAATTTTACGCTATGACAGGTTTTGATGGAAATCTTGCGGCTGAAAACATAACTGTCACATCAGTTAGGCAGCGTATTGCAGATGAAGGTGTGGGCCAGACTTACGTTGGTACTGTTAAAAATGTCGTTGATTTTGGCATATTCGTACGGATTGGGAAACAAACGGACGGCTTGCTTCACAAAAGCAAACTCCCCCATGACATCAGGGGGAGTTTTCGTGAAAGATTCAGGCAGGGAGACAGCATCAAGGTCGAAGTGACTGCAGTAACAGAAAAGGGTATACAATTAGGGCTTCTTCAATAATGAAGTGCACAGTCCGCTATCTTGTAACCCTTTAAATTCTGGGTCTCTTTTTTTGTTCACATGGATTTTGACTGAGGTTAATATGGATTCGGCTGTTGGGAAAAAATGGAGCAAGTAAAAGAGGAGACTTGTTATTCTAAACAGAGGTTAGGATGTCTGTCAGACCCTTGATTAACTAACCTGGCTTAATGACAAAGAGAGGTGCGTGCCTAAAAAAAGGGCCTTCTGCAATTTGGAGAAAGCAAGTCGCTAGGCGACGGTGAGTCCAAGAATGTCTTATTACCGGTTTATTGTGTAGACAATTCCCTTCGAATCAGAAACTTTTGGGTTCGAGAAAGAATACTTCTTTCTAGGTATTCAGGTTTCTTTATATAGAAATTCGAAGATAACTTTACGATCTTATCATCAACTTTGTCCAGTGGTTGCATAGTTTGCAATAAAAATTTATTGCCATCGAAGTGTGCCTTTACATACCGATCAGAGCTGAGCCCATTGCTTAAAAGTAAGTCGAAGATAACAAGACCAGAAAATGACTTGCTTGTAAGTTCCTTTGCAAGGTCAGTAATGTAGTCCTCTATTCGATGATAATCAATAGAGAAAACAATATATTTACACTCAGGATCGGAAATCTTTTTTAAGTTGTAT
This genomic interval from Desulfuromonas sp. TF contains the following:
- a CDS encoding S1 RNA-binding domain-containing protein, with the protein product MESKYDLEKRAKDLIESNPTAAVAIYRRLWNEFPNDFNEWDAFFSIKALRAASCDDLEWAMELVNRYNNEKINGLFAWLVYDLCIKNLPKSEILSHEELIVSLVKLSPQKNLKQDASYPCPTTISILKLIDAHSENQFNANRINDLLDSLNVNYLSDLNHSINTEDRGWVELASDLEKYYAVKTKALLKMEHYSSCKLLCEEALNRLNKFHYDNDLWFHMRIAICNERLGNFEESKDQFESILSTKKGSDKWFIYKDLSELYCDQGDYVKAWEYAVSATFSSNEPQYMINLYILQIKILNKLERIDEGRILAELIAATIKDQQWRVKDSYARMFIHYGIDLDLIGNTGKYLREAKTFWANERYRGVPKICGEIVFVHNNGKVGKIKDTQERIISFHRKNFMNKSRNIAELMGATVEFYAMTGFDGNLAAENITVTSVRQRIADEGVGQTYVGTVKNVVDFGIFVRIGKQTDGLLHKSKLPHDIRGSFRERFRQGDSIKVEVTAVTEKGIQLGLLQ
- a CDS encoding type II toxin-antitoxin system RnlB family antitoxin; its protein translation is MSKAYNLKKISDPECKYIVFSIDYHRIEDYITDLAKELTSKSFSGLVIFDLLLSNGLSSDRYVKAHFDGNKFLLQTMQPLDKVDDKIVKLSSNFYIKKPEYLERSILSRTQKFLIRRELSTQ